The Oncorhynchus masou masou isolate Uvic2021 chromosome 6, UVic_Omas_1.1, whole genome shotgun sequence genome has a window encoding:
- the LOC135542694 gene encoding phospholipase D1-like isoform X1: MLGKDPPTTSSLNLMTSDIDVEPSDITDGHGISRKMSDVVESLDTRELDMGDGEETDNDPTTIGDSHIGFSAVYHTVGFKESEARVYLPTVPITAKILEVERFNTAQDRFNITAQRSVNKSQPAVFKIELRHGEFSWVVKRKEKHFMDLHGELVRYKMFMRVPLPSRSHTTRRRTMKKSEARHIPELPRGGDELAQDEQVYSRRKQLEDYLNKLLRMAMYRKYYHTMEFIDVSQMSFIHDLGPKGLEGMIHKRSGGHRIPGLNCCGHSEAFYRWSKRWLVVKDSFLFYMKPDSGAISFVLLLDKEFSVKMDSKDTETKYGVRIDSLSRCLVLKLNSYRHARWWGQAIGDFVRKHGRAFLRDHRFGSFAQEEQNIPAKWYVNGKTYMEDVADALEEAKEEIFITDWWLSPEIFLKRPVVEGNKWRLDCILKRKAQQGVHIFVMLYKEVELALGINSEYSKRTLMHLHPNIKVMRHPDHVSSSVYLWAHHEKIIVIDQSVAFVGGIDLAYGRWDDQEHRLTDVGSVTRSVALEMEQSQSSAHHPSSRGVFSTDGAANSNGGKQSLPGNPGVELPRLKGIGRTRRMHFSLVKHLHKHTLQHADSISSLDSTGSGSVRSLQTGVGELRGNTRFWHGKDYCNFVYKDWIQLEKPFDDFIDRYTTPRMPWHDISSVVHGKAARDVARHFIQRWNFCKIMKPKYHSLSYPYLLPKSHSSASELRYQVPNCVPTRVQVLRSAADWSAGIKYHEESIHNAYLQTIARSKHFIYIENQFFISCSDNKMVYNKIGEALIERILRAHKEGKKFRVYVVTPLLPGFEGDITTGGGNALQAVMHFNYRTMIRGEYSIISQLKKEMDELQWMNYISFCGLRTHAELEGRLVTELIYVHSKMLIADDNTVIIGSANINDRSMLGKRDSEVAVIIEDSETVTAVMDGHEYQAGRYALALRLECFRTILGAHMDTTIDVSDPISDRFYKDVWMTTAGRNATIYEKVFRCLPSSLVRNMSELESYQTNPGLAQSDPGKAQEELRRIRGFLVQFPLDFLSEQNLMPSVGTKEGMVPTEIWT, from the exons ATGTTGGGTAAAGACCCCCCCACCACCAGCAGCCTTAACCTGATGACCTCTGACATCGATGTTGAACCCAGTGACATCACAGACGGCCACGGCATCAGCAGGAAGATGTCGGATGTAGTTGAGAGTTTGGACACCAGAGAGTTGGAcatgggagatggagaggagactgacaatgACCCTACCACCatag GGGACAGTCATATAGGGTTCAGTGCTGTGTATCACACCGTGGGTTTTAAGGAGTCTGAAGCCAGGGTCTATCTCCCTACTGTCCCCATCACTGCTAAGATACTGGAGGTGGAGAGGTTCAACACAGCCCAGGACAGGTTCAACATCACGGCACAGAGGAGTGTCAACAAG AGTCAGCCTGCAGTGTTTAAGATTGAGCTGAGACATGGAGAGTTCAGCTGGGTGGTCAAGAGAAAGGAGAAACACTTCATGGACCTCCACGGAGAACTGGTCCGATACAAGATGTTCATGAGGGTACCGCTACCCTCCCGcag ccacACAACGAGGAGGAGGACAATGAAGAAGAGTGAAGCCAGACATATTCCTGAGCTACCGCGTGGCGGAGATGAGTTGGCACAAGACGAACAGGTCTACAGCAGAAGG AAACAGCTGGAAGATTATCTGAACAAGCTGCTAAGGATGGCCATGTACAGGAAATACTACCACACT atggAGTTTATAGACGTCAGCCAGATGTCCTTCATCCATGACCTGGGACCTAAAGGACT GGAGGGGATGATACACAAGCGTTCCGGAGGTCATCGTATCCCAGGCTTGAACTGCTGTGGTCACAGTGAAGCCTTCTACCGCTGGTCTAAACG cTGGTTGGTGGTGAAGGATTCGTTCCTCTTCTACATGAAGCCAGACTCAGGAGCCATTTCCTTTGTTCTCCTGTTGGACAAAGAGTTCAGCGTCAAAATGGACTCCAAAGACACAGAGACCAAATACGGAGTACGCATCGACAGCCTCTccag gtgcctTGTACTGAAGTTGAACAGCTACAGACATGCTCGGTGGTGGGGCCAGGCGATAGGAGACTTTGTCCGTAAACACGGGAGGGCGTTTCTACGAGACCATCGATTTGGTTCCTTTGCTCAGGAGGAGCAGAACATCCCTGCCAAATG gtatgtgAATGGGAAGACCTACATGGAGGATGTAGCCGATGCTCTGGAAGAAGCTAAAGAAGAGATCTTCATCACTGACTGGTG gttgagTCCAGAGATCTTCCTGAAGAGGCCAGTTGTGGAGGGAAACAAATGGAGACTGGACTGCATCCTCAAGCGCAAAGCA caACAGGGGGTTCATATCTTTGTGATGCTGTATAAGGAGGTGGAGCTAGCTCTGGGCATCAACAGTGAATACAGCAAGAGGACACTAATGCACCTGCACCCCAACATCAag GTGATGCGCCACCCGGACCATGTGTCGTCGTCTGTCTACCTGTGGGCACATCACGAGAAGATCATCGTCATCGACCAATCAGTGGCCTTCGTTGGCGGGATAGACCTGGCGTATGGTCGCTGGGACGACCAAGAGCATCGCCTGACAGATGTGGGGAGTGTGACACGCTCTGTTGCCCTGGAGATGGAGCAG TCTCAGAGCTCTGCCCACCATCCCTCCAGTAGGGGAGTGTTCTCTACTGATGGTGCCGCCAATAGCAACGGAGGCAAACAATCACTGCCTGGCAACCCAGGGGTGGAGCTTCCACGACTGAAGGGGATTGGACGAACCAGGAGGATGCACTTCTCCCTGGTCAAACACCTCCACAAACACACTCTGCAGCATGCAGACAGCATCAGCTCCCTGGACAGCActg GCAGTGGTTCAGTGCGGAGCCTCCAGACAGGTGTAGGAGAGCTGAGGGGTAACACCAGGTTTTGGCATGGAAAAGACTACTGCAACTTCGTCTACAAGGACTGGATACAGCTGGAGAAACCCTTCGatg acttcATTGACAGGTACACCACTCCCAGGATGCCGTGGCATGACATCTCCTCTGTGGTCCATGGGAAAGCTGCCAGGGACGTGGCCAGACACTTCATACAGCGCTGGAACTTCTGTAAA atAATGAAGCCTAAGTATCATTCTCTCTCCTACCCGTACCTCCTGCCCAAGTCTCACAGCAGTGCCAGCGAGCTGAGGTACCAGGTGCCCAACTGTGTTCCCACTAGAGTacag GTGTTGCGGTCAGCAGCTGACTGGTCAGCAGGTATTAAGTATCATGAGGAGTCCATCCACAACGCCTACCTCCAGACTATCGCCAGGAGCAAGCACTTCATCTACATagag aacCAGTTTTTCATCAGTTGTTCAGACAACAAGATGGTCTACAACAAGATCGGAGAAGCGCTCATCGAGAGGATCCTCAGAGCTCacaa GGAGGGCAAGAAGTTCCGTGTGTACGTGGTGACTCCACTACTTCCTGGGTTTGAAGGTGACATCACAACAGGGGGAGGAAACGCCCTCCAGGCCGTCATGCACTTCAACtacag GACCATGATCAGAGGTGAATACTCCATCATCTCCCAGCTGAAGAAAGAAA TGGATGAACTACAGTGGATGAACTACATCTCGTTCTGTGGTCTGAGGACCCACGCTGAGCTGGAGGGACGCCTAGTCACAGAGCTCATCTACGTCCACAGCAAGATGCTCATCGCAGACGACAACACCGTCATCATCG GTTCGGCCAACATCAATGACCGCAGCATGTTGGGGAAGCGTGACAGCGAGGTGGCGGTGATCATTGAGGACTCTGAGACCGTTACTGCGGTGATGGACGGACATGAGTACCAGGCTGGACGCTACGCACTGGCGCTACGTCTAGAGTgcttcag gactaTCCTTGGAGCCCATATGGACACGACCATAGATGTGTCTGACCCTATCTCTGACCGCTTCTATAAGGATGTCTGGATGACCACCGCTGGACGCAACGCAACCATCtatgagaag gtattCCGGTGCCTGCCGTCCTCCCTGGTTCGTAACATGTCTGAGTTAGAGAGTTACCAGACGAACCCAGGCCTGGCCCAGTCTGACCCAGGTAAAGCCCAGGAGGAGCTAAGGAGGATCAGAGGGTTCCTGGTTCAATTCCCTCTGGACTTCCTCTCAGAACAGAACCTAATGCCTTCTGTTGGGACCAAGGAGGGCATGGTGCCTACTGAGATCTGGACCTAG
- the LOC135542694 gene encoding phospholipase D1-like isoform X2: MLGKDPPTTSSLNLMTSDIDVEPSDITDGHGISRKMSDVVESLDTRELDMGDGEETDNDPTTIGDSHIGFSAVYHTVGFKESEARVYLPTVPITAKILEVERFNTAQDRFNITAQRSVNKSQPAVFKIELRHGEFSWVVKRKEKHFMDLHGELVRYKMFMRVPLPSRSHTTRRRTMKKSEARHIPELPRGGDELAQDEQVYSRRKQLEDYLNKLLRMAMYRKYYHTMEFIDVSQMSFIHDLGPKGLEGMIHKRSGGHRIPGLNCCGHSEAFYRWSKRWLVVKDSFLFYMKPDSGAISFVLLLDKEFSVKMDSKDTETKYGVRIDSLSRCLVLKLNSYRHARWWGQAIGDFVRKHGRAFLRDHRFGSFAQEEQNIPAKWYVNGKTYMEDVADALEEAKEEIFITDWWLSPEIFLKRPVVEGNKWRLDCILKRKAQQGVHIFVMLYKEVELALGINSEYSKRTLMHLHPNIKVMRHPDHVSSSVYLWAHHEKIIVIDQSVAFVGGIDLAYGRWDDQEHRLTDVGSVTRSVALEMEQSQSSAHHPSSRGVFSTDGAANSNGGKQSLPGNPGVELPRLKGIGRTRRMHFSLVKHLHKHTLQHADSISSLDSTGSGSVRSLQTGVGELRGNTRFWHGKDYCNFVYKDWIQLEKPFDDFIDRYTTPRMPWHDISSVVHGKAARDVARHFIQRWNFCKIMKPKYHSLSYPYLLPKSHSSASELRYQVPNCVPTRVQVLRSAADWSAGIKYHEESIHNAYLQTIARSKHFIYIENQFFISCSDNKMVYNKIGEALIERILRAHKEGKKFRVYVVTPLLPGFEGDITTGGGNALQAVMHFNYRTMIRGEYSIISQLKKEMDELQWMNYISFCGLRTHAELEGRLVTELIYVHSKMLIADDNTVIIGRFGQHQ, from the exons ATGTTGGGTAAAGACCCCCCCACCACCAGCAGCCTTAACCTGATGACCTCTGACATCGATGTTGAACCCAGTGACATCACAGACGGCCACGGCATCAGCAGGAAGATGTCGGATGTAGTTGAGAGTTTGGACACCAGAGAGTTGGAcatgggagatggagaggagactgacaatgACCCTACCACCatag GGGACAGTCATATAGGGTTCAGTGCTGTGTATCACACCGTGGGTTTTAAGGAGTCTGAAGCCAGGGTCTATCTCCCTACTGTCCCCATCACTGCTAAGATACTGGAGGTGGAGAGGTTCAACACAGCCCAGGACAGGTTCAACATCACGGCACAGAGGAGTGTCAACAAG AGTCAGCCTGCAGTGTTTAAGATTGAGCTGAGACATGGAGAGTTCAGCTGGGTGGTCAAGAGAAAGGAGAAACACTTCATGGACCTCCACGGAGAACTGGTCCGATACAAGATGTTCATGAGGGTACCGCTACCCTCCCGcag ccacACAACGAGGAGGAGGACAATGAAGAAGAGTGAAGCCAGACATATTCCTGAGCTACCGCGTGGCGGAGATGAGTTGGCACAAGACGAACAGGTCTACAGCAGAAGG AAACAGCTGGAAGATTATCTGAACAAGCTGCTAAGGATGGCCATGTACAGGAAATACTACCACACT atggAGTTTATAGACGTCAGCCAGATGTCCTTCATCCATGACCTGGGACCTAAAGGACT GGAGGGGATGATACACAAGCGTTCCGGAGGTCATCGTATCCCAGGCTTGAACTGCTGTGGTCACAGTGAAGCCTTCTACCGCTGGTCTAAACG cTGGTTGGTGGTGAAGGATTCGTTCCTCTTCTACATGAAGCCAGACTCAGGAGCCATTTCCTTTGTTCTCCTGTTGGACAAAGAGTTCAGCGTCAAAATGGACTCCAAAGACACAGAGACCAAATACGGAGTACGCATCGACAGCCTCTccag gtgcctTGTACTGAAGTTGAACAGCTACAGACATGCTCGGTGGTGGGGCCAGGCGATAGGAGACTTTGTCCGTAAACACGGGAGGGCGTTTCTACGAGACCATCGATTTGGTTCCTTTGCTCAGGAGGAGCAGAACATCCCTGCCAAATG gtatgtgAATGGGAAGACCTACATGGAGGATGTAGCCGATGCTCTGGAAGAAGCTAAAGAAGAGATCTTCATCACTGACTGGTG gttgagTCCAGAGATCTTCCTGAAGAGGCCAGTTGTGGAGGGAAACAAATGGAGACTGGACTGCATCCTCAAGCGCAAAGCA caACAGGGGGTTCATATCTTTGTGATGCTGTATAAGGAGGTGGAGCTAGCTCTGGGCATCAACAGTGAATACAGCAAGAGGACACTAATGCACCTGCACCCCAACATCAag GTGATGCGCCACCCGGACCATGTGTCGTCGTCTGTCTACCTGTGGGCACATCACGAGAAGATCATCGTCATCGACCAATCAGTGGCCTTCGTTGGCGGGATAGACCTGGCGTATGGTCGCTGGGACGACCAAGAGCATCGCCTGACAGATGTGGGGAGTGTGACACGCTCTGTTGCCCTGGAGATGGAGCAG TCTCAGAGCTCTGCCCACCATCCCTCCAGTAGGGGAGTGTTCTCTACTGATGGTGCCGCCAATAGCAACGGAGGCAAACAATCACTGCCTGGCAACCCAGGGGTGGAGCTTCCACGACTGAAGGGGATTGGACGAACCAGGAGGATGCACTTCTCCCTGGTCAAACACCTCCACAAACACACTCTGCAGCATGCAGACAGCATCAGCTCCCTGGACAGCActg GCAGTGGTTCAGTGCGGAGCCTCCAGACAGGTGTAGGAGAGCTGAGGGGTAACACCAGGTTTTGGCATGGAAAAGACTACTGCAACTTCGTCTACAAGGACTGGATACAGCTGGAGAAACCCTTCGatg acttcATTGACAGGTACACCACTCCCAGGATGCCGTGGCATGACATCTCCTCTGTGGTCCATGGGAAAGCTGCCAGGGACGTGGCCAGACACTTCATACAGCGCTGGAACTTCTGTAAA atAATGAAGCCTAAGTATCATTCTCTCTCCTACCCGTACCTCCTGCCCAAGTCTCACAGCAGTGCCAGCGAGCTGAGGTACCAGGTGCCCAACTGTGTTCCCACTAGAGTacag GTGTTGCGGTCAGCAGCTGACTGGTCAGCAGGTATTAAGTATCATGAGGAGTCCATCCACAACGCCTACCTCCAGACTATCGCCAGGAGCAAGCACTTCATCTACATagag aacCAGTTTTTCATCAGTTGTTCAGACAACAAGATGGTCTACAACAAGATCGGAGAAGCGCTCATCGAGAGGATCCTCAGAGCTCacaa GGAGGGCAAGAAGTTCCGTGTGTACGTGGTGACTCCACTACTTCCTGGGTTTGAAGGTGACATCACAACAGGGGGAGGAAACGCCCTCCAGGCCGTCATGCACTTCAACtacag GACCATGATCAGAGGTGAATACTCCATCATCTCCCAGCTGAAGAAAGAAA TGGATGAACTACAGTGGATGAACTACATCTCGTTCTGTGGTCTGAGGACCCACGCTGAGCTGGAGGGACGCCTAGTCACAGAGCTCATCTACGTCCACAGCAAGATGCTCATCGCAGACGACAACACCGTCATCATCGGTag GTTCGGCCAACATCAATGA
- the LOC135542695 gene encoding growth hormone secretagogue receptor type 1-like translates to MRSWPNRTDCLSPVNCSWEENYWNYYFNGSYRGLVPPENLFPIPVLMGITITCALLFLAGVTGNVMTILVVSKYRDMRTTTNLYLCSMAVSDLLIFLCMPPDVYRLWKYRPWIFGDTFCKLFQFVSECCTYSTILNITALSVERYLAICFPLRAKRLVTKRRVRALIIFLWLVSLLSAGPVFVLVGVEHETRPAAGNSVTAGGAEGQTEIDTSECKPTQYAVESGLLAAMALVSSVFFFLPVFCLTVVYSLIGRRLWKRRRENNIGANVAHRDKSNRQTVKMLAVVVFAFVLCWLPFHLHRYLMSHSSEGSSPLWSLFTQYCSLVSTVLFYLSAAINPVLYNTMSRKYRSAAAQLFGLQETQPPRGRTASTVKGESSPAWTESTVSL, encoded by the exons ATGCGCTCCTGGCCGAACCgaactgactgtctctctcccgttaactgcagctgggaggagaactactggaactactactTTAACGGGAGCTACCGGGGTCTTGTGCCCCCCGAAAACCTCTTCCCCATCCCGGTTCTAATGGGAATCACCATCACCTGTGCTCTCCTGTTCCTGGCGGGAGTGACCGGAAATGTAATGACTATACTGGTCGTATCTAAGTACAGAGACATGAGAACAACCACTAACCTCTACTTATGTAGCATGGCAGTCTCGGACCTGTTGATATTCCTCTGTATGCCCCCTGATGTGTATCGGTTATGGAAGTACAGGCCATGGATATTTGGAGATACATTCTGTAAGCTGTTTCAGTTCGTTAGTGAGTGCTGCACTTATTCAACCATTTTGAATATAACCGCTCTGTCCGTGGAGCGGTACCTGGCCATCTGCTTCCCACTTCGCGCCAAACGCCTGGTCACCAAGCGACGCGTCCGTGCGCTCATCATCTTTCTCTGGCTCGTGTCGCTGTTGAGCGCGGGACCTGTCTTCGTTCTGGTGGGAGTGGAGCACGAGACTCGCCCAGCGGCGGGAAACTCTGTGACTGCTGGTGGGGCggaaggacagacagagatagacacaaGCGAGTGTAAACCCACCCAGTACGCGGTTGAGTCTGGGCTTCTAGCCGCCATGGCGTTGGTTAGCTCTGTGTTTTTCTTCCTGCCGGTGTTTTGTTTGACTGTGGTGTACAGTTTGATTGGACGAAGGTTgtggaagagacggagagagaacaATATTGGAGCTAATGTAGCACACAGGGACAAGAGCAACAGACAGACCGTTAAGATGTTAG ctgtagTGGTCTTTGCCTTCGTCCTGTGCTGGCTGCCTTTCCACTTGCATCGTTACCTTATGTCTCATTCCTCCgagggctcctctcctctctggtctctcttcaCCCAGTACTGCTCCCTTGTTTCCactgtcctcttctatctctcgGCTGCCATCAACCCTGTCCTCTATAACACCATGTCTAGGAAGTACCGGTCAGCTGCTGCCCAACTGTTTGGTCTACAGGAGACTCAACCACCCAGAGGGAGAACAGCAAGCACTGTCAAAGGAGAGAGTTCACCTGCCTGGACAGAGTCCACTGTTAGCCTGTGA